The Brassica napus cultivar Da-Ae chromosome C7, Da-Ae, whole genome shotgun sequence genomic interval TGGCTGTCTTTGGGTGGCACCACCGTACAACCGGAAGAGACTGAAGGCAGAAATGGAGGAGACGAAAACCATAGCTATAGAGGCAAGCAAGGCGCTGGCGGTTCCTCCAGCCGCTCGGTTGCAGAACTTGCCAAACATATTGCACACTTTCATCCACTGCAGCTTTTCCTCGCCTCttattccaatcaaaccagactCCGCTGATGCTGCTATTGCAGCCACACTCATGTAAGCCATCGCCTGCTCATTATTAACACCCATTACACTTCAAGTTTTAGACTCTTGAAAATGAAAAGAAGATCTCTTCTCCTAGATTCAACAAACAAGCAACATTCTCTACCTAAAAGTACATCCCATCAGATATCCAACCAAACCCATTAAATGCTTGTAAGACTTTTCAACATATCAAACCCTACTTTTCTATAATCTGACCCAAAGCCGACCATGAGAGATCAATAACGACAAAGCCAAACCCACAAACTTTCACAGCAACTCCACTAATTTTGGTTAACAAGAAGATGTATAGAGAAAGAAACACAAGACTAGACTAGACTAACTCACCTGATCGCTTAAGAAAATGGCCCAAGCAAGGGACTTGTTGAGCAGAACGCTACCTTTCATCGAACCCACCACGCAACGAACTGACTGCAACAAGGAATAAGCGGCAGTTATCCCATTTGCCACCACTAAGAACCTGCATCCAacgagaagaaacaaaaaaagactCAAAACTTTACAAAGTGAACTGGTGTTGAGTTGCTAAAACTGAAAAAGGGGAGGGTTTTGATGAGCTAACACAAGTGCCTTCATGTCGGTGTACTTAGCCCTCTTCTCAATAG includes:
- the LOC106407211 gene encoding CASP-like protein 2B1 — encoded protein: MSYSGVGSSPGNVAVSHGGKMKLIDRKLKLTEVLLRCSATALALLALILIVTDTQVKKIFTIEKRAKYTDMKALVFLVVANGITAAYSLLQSVRCVVGSMKGSVLLNKSLAWAIFLSDQAMAYMSVAAIAASAESGLIGIRGEEKLQWMKVCNMFGKFCNRAAGGTASALLASIAMVFVSSISAFSLFRLYGGATQRQPNDAVRK